The window ACAGCCATTTCTTGATGTACCTCTTTCTTGTAGAGAGGAAATCATGGTTGTGCTGAAGATTTCATCTTTCCTTGCTGTTTATGCCTTGGTGGTGTGCCAGATGGATAGCTTCCAGGCAGCCCCAGTCAGGTAAGAAGCTAGTCCTGTTGCTGTATCTGAATGGTATGAAAATACTTAATGTGTTTTAGAGACCTAAGAGGGGTATAGACTTCAGTGAAAGAGAGAGCTGGCTTCTTTGATGACATTTTTGGCACTTTGGCTTTTTATCACATATATAAAACATCCGATGCTGTGCATGAGGATGCTTTCCATATTCACAGCCCTGGAAGACACTGTCAATGACATGCAGTACTGCATAACAAACCCCTTTCTCCTGTGTGTGGCTCTCTGCAGCAGTCCAGGTTTTATTCACCCTGTTTTGTTTGCCTCTGCTTAGACCTGGCTTGGAGTCTATAACAGATCGAGTGACACTCAGTGATTACGAAGCTCGGAGGTTATTAAATGCACTGGTGAAAGAGTTCATACAAATGACAGCAGAAGAGCTGGAGCAAGCCTCTGAAGGGAACAGGTAAGGACGGCAGTCCTgaggcaggagaagggcagTGGAGAATGTTATATGGTTTGTATTTAGCAAGAGCCATCTGAGCAGATGCTCTGCAGGTCAcgggtttttttccttttctggagGTTGTGGCTAACAGTGGTCACCTAAGTGGTAAAGGATGATACTGCAGAGACATGGTAACGTTGGTATCAGAACAGCTACCACCCAGTTAacctgtgtctgtctgtcttttaCAACTGATAGTGGAGGGCGACTTGAGCTTGAATGAGGGGGTTATGTTAAAATATGACAGCAAAAGGTACGTCTTCCTAATGGGAGTGCTAGGGGCCATTCAGTCACTCTTGGATTCTCTGTCATGAAAGTGCATGCTGTCATAAGGCCCGGTAAGTCCCTGGCAGGGGGGACGTGTTCTTCCCAATGCACGCAGCACAACTCTCCTCTGTAGACCAAAGGCATGCAAGAGCATTTGCATTATCCTAACAGGATTTGTATTGCAAAGCATGATGGTGATGTATGAGAGGCTGAACCGCATGCTGAATACATGGGAAGTAAAACTGACCTCTGACTGTGAGCATCCAAAAGGCTAATGAACTTGCTTTTCAACAGAGTTGAACTCATTGAAAgacagtgtttttcttctgactGCATTTGTATGAACTTTCCTTGCATGGAATGTGATGTAgagggtttattttttgtttttattttaagtttaCTAACCGTATGTATGTATTTCTCTAGGGAGGAAATGCATGAATGTGCATGTTTgaggtttctcttcctttgggcatgtttttttttcccctgcagcctggATAGACCCATTTCCAAACGCTGTGCCAGTCTGAGTACTTGTGTGCTGGGCAAACTGTCTCAAGAACTGCACAAATTGCAAACTTATCCTCGCACTGACGTTGGGGCTGGAACTCCTGGCAAGAAACGAAATGTGCTGAGTGACGTGGAACACGAACGCTATGCAAAATATGGGGAACCCCTGGGAGACAACTAGACATGCTTatttctccccttctccccttttttaACCTGATGCATGTGGATCTAACTTTGATTGCTAACTTTGCTATGTTCTTTTGATTCTGTTTTTGACAGAGAATGTTTGAGATGGACCTAATGTTAGGAAGACAGGGAACGTAACATGCATACCAATCTAAggggaaaaagtaataaaaatgaacaGCACTTCCTTGACATTTCAAATGATTTTCTTAGACcctgattaaaagaaaataatctaaacAAGGCTTTTCATTTCTGGCTGCTAAATGTACAAGTAGGCTCTTCTTTTGTGCTTGCCCATGCATTTGTTCAATAAACCTATTTTTCTATAAGGATTAGATCTGCTTGGTTTAATAACTTGTTTTAGAATGCGAGATGTGTAGGTAAGGCTAGAACAAACATACAAGTTCTTGTTTAAGTGCTCAAGAGAGGCAATGCTAGTAATTCTGGGCAGTCTGGAAGGACTTTGAAATTATGCACATACATTTGAAGGTTCTAATGTAATCAGACATGTGTAATACTGTTAGTAAGGATCATGAGAAGTAAAGGAATCGGGAAAGGCTCTTACAGATTTGTTCAAGCAAACTAGAAATGTAAACCTGTTTTAAAAGTGGGTACTGAACGCTTCCAGGTAAGAATTTtgtgttatttccctttttccttcttactttACTATAGGTCTTTACACTAGTATAATTCAAATTTGGGTATCTTTATAGTATTTGTATAACTATCAATTTAGGTGAATCATAAGTTAAGAGCCAAAATCACATTTATTTACAGCTCTTCTGTTGCATCACTGCATTTATCTTTTAATCAGAGGCCTGTTCCAAAAACTGGCATTGATGTTACAAAGAGTATTTGTTGTTAACTGTCATTAACAAACTGTCATTTAATGCTTATCTGAAAAGAGACTAGTTGCTTTAGTAGAAAATTATTCAAGCATAGTGAAATGCTGTAGTAAAAAGGTCTAACTCCAGGAAAGAGGGGTTCCCAGATTCCCTGGGAACATGGGAAAAAGTATATTTAGGTGTGGCTCAGCTCTGGAATGAACTGGTCAGTTCTGTACAGCACTACCATAGTCACACAGTTCCTGTGCTAGGGTTTCATGTGTTTTCTAGCTACTCTGTAGTATAGGTGTTGAAGTGAGACATT of the Melopsittacus undulatus isolate bMelUnd1 chromosome 4, bMelUnd1.mat.Z, whole genome shotgun sequence genome contains:
- the LOC101880269 gene encoding calcitonin → MVVLKISSFLAVYALVVCQMDSFQAAPVRPGLESITDRVTLSDYEARRLLNALVKEFIQMTAEELEQASEGNSLDRPISKRCASLSTCVLGKLSQELHKLQTYPRTDVGAGTPGKKRNVLSDVEHERYAKYGEPLGDN